From Mycolicibacterium nivoides, a single genomic window includes:
- the ruvA gene encoding Holliday junction branch migration protein RuvA: MIASVRGEVIDIALDHAVIEAAGVGYKVMATPSTLANLRRGAESRLITAMIVREDSMTLYGFADGDARDLFLTLLGVSGVGPKIALATLAVYDPQALRQALADGDVTALTRVPGIGKRGAERMVLELRDKIGPVTPGAIGGAMGHAVRAPVVEALVGLGFAAKQAEEATDKVLANDPEATTASALRAALSMLGKK; encoded by the coding sequence ATGATCGCCTCGGTGCGTGGTGAGGTCATCGACATCGCCCTGGACCATGCCGTGATCGAGGCCGCCGGCGTCGGCTACAAGGTGATGGCGACGCCTTCGACGCTGGCCAACCTGCGCCGGGGTGCCGAGTCGCGGCTGATCACCGCGATGATCGTGCGCGAGGATTCGATGACGCTCTACGGGTTCGCCGATGGCGATGCCCGCGACCTCTTCCTGACGCTGCTGGGAGTCTCGGGCGTCGGGCCGAAGATCGCGTTGGCGACGCTGGCGGTCTACGACCCGCAGGCCCTGCGGCAGGCACTGGCCGACGGGGACGTGACGGCCCTGACCCGGGTTCCAGGCATCGGTAAGCGCGGCGCAGAGCGGATGGTGCTCGAACTGCGCGACAAGATCGGTCCGGTGACTCCCGGAGCGATCGGCGGGGCGATGGGTCACGCGGTGCGCGCTCCGGTGGTGGAAGCCCTTGTCGGACTTGGCTTTGCGGCCAAGCAGGCCGAGGAGGCCACCGACAAGGTCCTGGCCAACGATCCCGAGGCGACGACGGCTTCCGCGCTGCGGGCAGCGCTTTCCATGTTGGGTAAGAAGTAA
- a CDS encoding rhodanese-like domain-containing protein has protein sequence MSFRHYLRRPPAVSAAEAVRLVHGGALVIDVRRAFEWNRVHIPVAVHMPLEELPERCLELPDDRLLITFCTGGLRSAGAANLLVENGFEAVNMSGGLIHWRAAGGPLTP, from the coding sequence ATGAGCTTCCGGCACTACCTGCGGCGACCGCCGGCCGTCAGCGCCGCCGAGGCGGTCCGCCTCGTCCATGGCGGCGCGCTCGTCATCGACGTTCGTCGCGCGTTCGAGTGGAACCGGGTTCACATTCCCGTCGCGGTGCATATGCCGCTCGAGGAGCTGCCCGAGCGCTGCCTGGAGCTTCCCGACGACCGTCTACTGATCACCTTCTGCACCGGCGGGCTCCGGTCCGCCGGTGCGGCAAATCTATTGGTGGAGAACGGTTTCGAGGCAGTCAACATGAGCGGTGGCCTGATCCACTGGCGTGCGGCGGGTGGACCGCTGACCCCCTGA
- a CDS encoding SRPBCC family protein → MTSTRVSGHVDAPRVAVYRALVDADAIAAWRVPAGMRSEVHKFDAREGGTFRISLHYDSPDAVGKSSAHTDTYHGHFVELVPDERVVEAIEFESDDPALGGVMTMTTTLRESGDGTDVLIEHDGIPDAVNPADNETGTRMALAALAAWVENHS, encoded by the coding sequence ATGACCAGCACGCGCGTCTCCGGCCACGTCGATGCGCCCCGCGTCGCGGTCTATCGGGCGCTCGTCGACGCCGACGCGATCGCGGCGTGGCGGGTTCCGGCCGGAATGCGCAGCGAGGTACACAAGTTCGACGCGCGCGAGGGCGGAACCTTCCGCATCTCACTGCACTACGACTCGCCGGACGCCGTCGGGAAGTCCAGCGCCCACACCGACACCTATCACGGTCATTTCGTCGAGCTGGTGCCGGATGAGCGGGTCGTCGAAGCCATCGAGTTCGAGAGCGACGATCCCGCCTTGGGCGGCGTGATGACGATGACGACGACGTTGCGTGAGTCCGGAGACGGCACCGATGTCCTCATCGAGCACGACGGGATTCCCGACGCGGTGAATCCGGCCGACAACGAGACCGGCACGCGAATGGCGTTGGCCGCGCTGGCTGCATGGGTGGAAAACCACAGCTAG
- a CDS encoding DUF1304 domain-containing protein produces the protein MVIAGLVFAALAAVLHVYIFVMESLTWTSPRTRATFGISEEEAQATKELAFNQGFYNLFLAIVTVIGIVAVGVGHNGVGLALVFAGVGSMLAAAAVLLTSSPDKARAAITQGVFPLIAVVLLVVALLV, from the coding sequence ATGGTCATCGCCGGTCTGGTGTTCGCCGCGCTCGCCGCGGTCCTGCATGTCTACATTTTCGTGATGGAGTCGCTGACCTGGACTTCACCGCGTACCCGCGCCACCTTCGGCATCAGTGAGGAGGAGGCGCAGGCCACCAAGGAGCTCGCGTTCAATCAGGGCTTCTACAACCTGTTCCTGGCGATCGTCACGGTCATCGGCATCGTCGCGGTGGGTGTGGGGCACAACGGGGTTGGGCTTGCTCTGGTATTCGCCGGGGTGGGGTCGATGCTGGCCGCCGCCGCGGTCCTGCTGACGAGCTCGCCGGACAAGGCGCGCGCGGCGATCACCCAGGGCGTCTTCCCGCTGATCGCGGTCGTGCTTCTGGTCGTGGCGTTGCTGGTCTAG
- a CDS encoding MarR family winged helix-turn-helix transcriptional regulator, giving the protein MPEPPPFSPTIALLTISRVWESAFVDALKPLGLTTRKFGLLGHVRGNPGISFSELARRSRITVQSAHAAVASFVEAGLVEDATAHAGAASTLQVTPEGEALLGRATEVVAELDARFAVQYPELTEALRAHMTRIMSGSP; this is encoded by the coding sequence CTGCCCGAGCCGCCCCCATTCAGCCCGACCATCGCGCTGCTCACGATCAGCCGGGTCTGGGAATCCGCGTTCGTCGACGCCCTCAAACCGCTCGGGCTGACCACGCGCAAATTCGGATTGCTGGGGCACGTTCGCGGAAATCCGGGCATCTCGTTCAGCGAGCTGGCCCGGCGCTCGCGCATCACCGTGCAGAGTGCGCATGCGGCGGTCGCGTCGTTCGTTGAGGCGGGCCTGGTCGAGGACGCGACGGCGCACGCCGGCGCGGCGTCGACATTGCAGGTCACCCCCGAGGGCGAGGCGCTACTGGGCCGGGCTACCGAGGTCGTGGCCGAGCTGGATGCGCGATTCGCCGTTCAGTACCCCGAACTGACCGAAGCACTGCGTGCACATATGACACGGATCATGTCGGGTTCTCCATAA
- a CDS encoding SDR family oxidoreductase, which produces MRVVIAGGHGKIALILERLLSARGDEAVGLIRNPAQAADLEAAGATAVVLDLESASVAEVADAVRGADAVVFAAGAGPGSGAARKQTVDRDAAILLADAAEAAGVGRYVMVSALSADDRSLDENYDEVFLAYMHAKSEADADVRARSGLRTTIVRPGGLTDEPGTGNVTVADSTGRGSIPREDVAGVLLAVLHEPETAGRTFEVISGETPIDSALH; this is translated from the coding sequence ATGCGCGTGGTTATTGCCGGCGGACACGGAAAGATCGCCCTGATCCTCGAACGGTTGCTGTCGGCGCGAGGCGACGAGGCGGTCGGGCTCATCCGCAACCCCGCCCAGGCCGCCGACCTGGAGGCGGCCGGCGCGACCGCGGTCGTGCTGGACCTCGAGAGCGCATCGGTCGCCGAGGTCGCGGACGCCGTGCGCGGCGCCGACGCCGTGGTGTTCGCGGCCGGTGCCGGGCCGGGCAGCGGAGCGGCCCGCAAGCAGACCGTGGATCGCGATGCGGCGATTCTGCTGGCCGATGCGGCCGAGGCCGCCGGCGTGGGCCGCTACGTGATGGTCTCGGCGCTCTCCGCAGACGACCGCTCGCTCGACGAGAACTACGACGAGGTGTTCCTGGCCTACATGCACGCCAAGTCCGAGGCGGATGCCGACGTGCGGGCCCGCTCCGGATTGCGGACCACCATCGTGCGTCCGGGCGGGCTCACCGATGAGCCCGGTACCGGAAACGTGACCGTCGCCGATTCCACCGGCCGTGGGAGCATTCCCCGCGAGGATGTCGCCGGGGTGCTGCTTGCCGTGCTGCACGAGCCGGAGACTGCGGGCCGGACCTTCGAGGTGATCTCCGGCGAGACGCCCATCGACTCGGCGCTGCACTGA
- the ruvB gene encoding Holliday junction branch migration DNA helicase RuvB produces the protein MGRFDDDDEPDEREVSPALTVGEGDIDASLRPRSLGEFIGQPRVREQLQLVIEGAKNRGGTPDHILLSGPPGLGKTSLAMIIAAELGSSLRLTSGPALERAGDLAAMLSNLVEHDVLFIDEIHRIARPAEEMLYLAMEDFRVDVVVGKGPGATSIPLEVAPFTLVGATTRSGALTGPLRDRFGFTAHMDFYEPVELERVLARSAGILGIELGVEAGTEIARRSRGTPRIANRLLRRVRDYAEVRADGVITRDIAKAALEVYDVDELGLDRLDRAVLAALTRSFGGGPVGVSTLAVAVGEEATTVEEVCEPFLVRAGMVARTPRGRVATPLAWTHLGMQPPVTGLGQPGLFE, from the coding sequence ATGGGCCGTTTCGACGATGACGACGAACCCGACGAGCGGGAGGTCTCTCCGGCACTGACGGTAGGTGAAGGCGATATCGACGCCAGCCTGCGCCCGCGCTCACTGGGCGAGTTCATCGGTCAGCCCCGGGTTCGCGAGCAGCTGCAGCTGGTCATCGAGGGCGCCAAGAACCGCGGCGGCACACCGGATCACATCCTGCTGTCCGGCCCTCCCGGGTTGGGCAAGACCTCACTCGCAATGATCATCGCGGCCGAGCTGGGCTCCTCGCTGCGGCTCACCTCGGGTCCCGCGCTGGAGCGGGCCGGTGACCTGGCCGCGATGCTGTCCAACCTCGTCGAGCACGATGTGCTGTTCATCGACGAGATCCACCGCATCGCCCGGCCCGCCGAGGAAATGCTGTATCTGGCGATGGAGGACTTCCGCGTCGACGTGGTGGTCGGCAAAGGCCCTGGCGCCACGTCGATCCCGCTCGAGGTCGCGCCGTTCACGTTGGTGGGGGCGACCACCCGGTCAGGCGCGCTGACCGGTCCGCTGCGGGACCGGTTCGGGTTCACCGCGCATATGGACTTCTACGAGCCGGTTGAACTCGAGCGGGTACTGGCCCGCTCGGCCGGCATCCTCGGCATCGAGTTGGGTGTCGAGGCGGGCACGGAGATCGCCCGGCGCTCCCGTGGCACGCCCCGCATCGCCAACCGGCTGTTGCGCCGGGTCCGGGACTACGCCGAGGTCCGCGCCGACGGCGTGATCACCCGCGATATCGCCAAGGCCGCGTTGGAGGTCTACGACGTCGACGAACTCGGTCTCGACCGCCTGGACCGCGCCGTGCTCGCGGCGCTTACCCGCAGCTTCGGCGGTGGTCCGGTCGGCGTGTCGACCCTGGCGGTGGCGGTGGGTGAAGAAGCGACCACGGTCGAGGAGGTTTGCGAGCCCTTCCTGGTGCGCGCCGGCATGGTGGCCCGCACCCCGCGGGGCCGGGTGGCCACGCCGCTGGCGTGGACGCATCTGGGCATGCAACCGCCGGTTACCGGACTGGGACAGCCCGGCCTGTTTGAATAG
- the ruvC gene encoding crossover junction endodeoxyribonuclease RuvC, which translates to MRVMGVDPGLTRCGLSVVESGRGRQVTALDVDVVRTPADAPLQKRLLEISDVAEHWMDTHRPDVIAIERVFAQQNVSTVMGTAQAGGVIALAAARRDIEVHFHTPSEVKAAVTGNGRADKAQVTEMITRILALQAKPTPADAADALALAICHCWRAPMIARMAAAEAMAAEQRRKYQARLKSTAKAARA; encoded by the coding sequence GTGCGGGTGATGGGAGTGGATCCCGGGTTGACGCGCTGCGGCCTGTCTGTGGTCGAGAGCGGTCGCGGTCGGCAGGTCACCGCGCTGGATGTGGACGTGGTCCGCACCCCGGCCGATGCGCCGCTCCAGAAGCGGCTGCTGGAGATCAGCGATGTGGCCGAGCACTGGATGGACACCCACCGGCCCGACGTGATCGCGATCGAGCGGGTCTTCGCACAGCAGAATGTGTCGACGGTGATGGGCACGGCCCAGGCCGGCGGTGTGATCGCACTGGCCGCGGCCCGCCGCGACATCGAGGTCCATTTTCACACCCCGTCGGAAGTGAAGGCGGCCGTCACCGGAAACGGCCGCGCCGACAAGGCCCAGGTCACCGAGATGATCACCAGAATTCTTGCCCTGCAAGCCAAGCCGACCCCGGCTGACGCCGCCGACGCGCTGGCGCTGGCTATCTGCCACTGCTGGCGCGCCCCGATGATCGCGCGGATGGCGGCCGCCGAGGCGATGGCCGCCGAACAACGCCGCAAATATCAGGCCCGCCTGAAATCCACCGCGAAGGCGGCCCGGGCATGA